The Populus nigra chromosome 14, ddPopNigr1.1, whole genome shotgun sequence genome has a segment encoding these proteins:
- the LOC133672773 gene encoding O-fucosyltransferase 39, protein MKLLLQPKGVLAALLLLIFPAFYSPFAHASPPVLSEWNAPKPRHLPLLKSALQLPTSNEKQSDLWTPLDDQGWRPCVESTNSPPSLPEKSEGYLQVFLDGGLNQQRMGICDAVAVAKILNATLVIPHFEVNPVWQDSSSFMDIFDVDHFINVLKDDISIVKELPDEFSWSTREYYAIAIRATRIKMAPVHASANWYLENVSPVLQSYGIAAVSPFSHRLSFDNLPMDIQRLRCKVNFQALVFVPHIRALGDALVSRLRHPYKNGAPGASYLQESTDVIDKDSAGKFVVLHLRFDKDMAAHSACDFGGGKAEKLALAKYRQVIWQGRVLNSQFTDEELRSQGRCPLTPEEIGLLLAALGFDNSTRLYLASHKVYGGEARISTLRKLFPLMEDKKSLASSEERSQIKGKASLLAAVDYYVGLHSDIFVSASPGNMHNALVGHRTYKNLKTIRPNMALLGQLFLNKTISWTDFQQAVVEGHENRQGQIRLRKPKQSIYTYPAPDCMCYA, encoded by the exons ATGAAGCTTCTGCTGCAACCGAAGGGAGTTCTTGCTGCCCTCTTGCTGTTGATTTTTCCTGCCTTTTATTCTCCATTCGCTCATGCCTCTCCTCCTGTCCTGTCG GAATGGAATGCTCCTAAACCTAGGCACCTACCTCTGCTGAAGAGTGCCTTGCAGCTTCCAACT TCAAATGAAAAGCAGTCTGATCTCTGGACTCCTTTGGATGATCAAGGATGGAGACCTTGTGTTGAGTCCACAAACTCCCCTCCTT CGTTACCTGAGAAATCTGAGGGATATCTTCAAGTGTTTCTTGATGGAGGGTTGAACCAGCAAAGAATGGGG ATATGTGATGCGGTTGCTGTTGCTAAAATACTCAATGCGACACTTGTCATCCCACATTTTGAAGTCAATCCTGTTTGGCAAGATTCAAG CTCTTTCATGGATATATTTGATGTGGATCACTTTATTAATGTCTTAAAGGATGACATTTCTATAGTTAAAGAACTACCTGATGAATTCTCCTGGAGCACGAGGGAGTATTATGCCATAGCTATTCGAGCTACCCGAATTAAGATGGCACCTGTCCATGCTTCAGCTAACTGGTATCTAGAGAATGTCTCGCCTGTGCTGCAGAG TTACGGGATTGCTGCGGTTTCCCCATTCTCTCACCGCCTGTCCTTTGATAACTTGCCTATGGACATCCAACGTCTACGTTGTAAAGTCAATTTTCAAGCATTAGTTTTTGTTCCACATATTCGAGCACTTGGAGATGCTCTTGTCAGTCGCCTCAGACATCCTTACAAGAATGGAGCACCTGGTGCCAGCTACCTACAGGAATCCACTGATGTGATTGATAAAGATAGTGCAGGGAAGTTTGTTGTGCTACATCTTCGTTTTGACAAG GATATGGCTGCTCATTCAGCCTGTGATTTTGGTGGGGGAAAAGCTGAAAAGTTGGCTCTGGCCAAATACCGACAAGTGATTTGGCAGGGAAGAGTCCTTAACTCCCAATTCACTGATGAAGAGTTGAGGAGTCAGGGGCGCTGTCCATTGACTCCAGAAGAGATCGGGTTGCTGCTAGCAGCTTTGGGTTTTGACAATAGCACTCGTCTATATCTAGCTTCCCATAAG GTTTATGGTGGAGAAGCTAGGATTTCAACTTTACGAAAATTGTTTCCACTAATGGAAGACAAAAAAAGTCTTGCCTCTTCAGAGGAACGATCACAGATCAAAGGAAAGGCTTCTCTGTTAGCTGCAGTTGACTACTATGTTGGCTTGCACAGTGACATCTTCGTCTCTGCTTCTCCAGGAAATATGCACAATGCTCTG GTTGGACATCGGACTTATAAAAACTTGAAGACCATAAGGCCAAATATGGCTTTGTTAGGCCAACTGTTCCTTAACAAAACCATTAGTTGGACAGACTTCCAGCAAGCGGTCGTTGAAGGGCATGAAAACAGACAAGGGCAGATCAGGCTAAGAAAACCAAAGCAATCTATTTATACTTATCCTGCTCCTGATTGCATGTGCTATGCTTGA